In Rhodothermales bacterium, the following are encoded in one genomic region:
- a CDS encoding aspartate aminotransferase family protein, producing the protein MLETSIVETEDAFQIPTYKKFPISLERGEGVYVWDADGNRYLDFYGGHCVTLLGHCPPAVVAAIQEQAGQLMFYSNVVYSSIRARAAQRLAEMAPAGMGHAFFCNSGTEANETALKLGRTWTGKPGVVATIGGFHGRTMGSLAATWNPHYREPYQSVLSATHFIPFGDAAALEAVLQAHNDIGVFILEPIQSMAGIVDAPDAYYRDIRALCDRYRVTLVFDEVQTGVGRTGTFSISDHYGMRPDLITLAKSLGSGIPIGAVLSSDAIAGTVHYGDHGTTFGGGMVAMAAMLATLDTLENDRLMPRAPAIFKAISSALTPLVTRVRGRGCLIGLEMDRPVGPVCTRLRQLGVLVGGSDDPNVMRLMPALNTPDSAIEEFIAAFRSAIGT; encoded by the coding sequence ATGCTCGAAACCTCGATCGTCGAAACCGAAGACGCGTTCCAGATTCCCACCTACAAAAAATTCCCCATCTCGCTAGAACGCGGCGAAGGAGTCTATGTGTGGGATGCCGACGGCAACCGGTACCTGGATTTCTACGGGGGACACTGCGTCACCCTCCTCGGGCACTGCCCGCCGGCCGTCGTCGCCGCCATTCAGGAGCAGGCCGGCCAGCTGATGTTCTACTCGAACGTCGTCTACAGCTCCATCCGCGCCCGCGCCGCGCAGCGGCTGGCCGAGATGGCGCCGGCCGGCATGGGCCACGCGTTTTTCTGCAACTCGGGCACCGAGGCCAACGAAACGGCGCTTAAACTGGGGCGCACGTGGACCGGAAAACCGGGCGTCGTCGCCACCATCGGGGGCTTTCACGGGCGGACGATGGGCAGCCTCGCGGCCACCTGGAATCCGCACTACCGCGAGCCGTACCAGTCGGTCCTCTCCGCTACCCACTTCATCCCGTTCGGGGATGCCGCGGCGCTGGAGGCCGTGCTCCAGGCCCACAACGACATCGGGGTCTTTATCCTGGAACCCATCCAGAGCATGGCCGGCATCGTCGACGCCCCGGATGCCTATTACCGGGACATCCGGGCGTTGTGCGACCGCTACCGGGTTACCCTTGTGTTCGATGAGGTCCAGACCGGCGTCGGCCGCACCGGCACGTTTTCGATCAGCGATCACTACGGGATGCGGCCAGACCTCATCACCCTCGCGAAAAGCCTCGGCTCGGGTATCCCCATCGGGGCCGTGCTCTCGTCCGACGCCATCGCCGGCACCGTCCACTACGGCGACCACGGCACGACGTTCGGCGGCGGGATGGTCGCCATGGCCGCCATGCTCGCCACGCTCGACACCCTCGAAAACGACCGCCTGATGCCGCGCGCGCCGGCGATCTTCAAGGCCATCTCGTCCGCCCTGACGCCGCTTGTGACACGCGTCCGAGGCCGCGGCTGCCTGATCGGGCTGGAGATGGACCGCCCGGTCGGACCCGTCTGCACACGCCTCCGCCAGCTCGGTGTCCTCGTCGGCGGCTCGGACGATCCTAACGTAATGCGCCTCATGCCGGCCCTAAACACGCCGGACTCCGCCATCGAGGAATTCATCGCCGCCTTCCGCTCGGCGATTGGTACTTAA
- a CDS encoding N-acetylornithine carbamoyltransferase encodes MLHHLIDWHLIDDATWLRLIERALHHHRATDRWSTVAAKRSIGLLFFNPSLRTRTSMELAAVQLGAHASTLNVGQGTWGFSWEKGKVMDGAEAEHIDEAVGVLSRYYDALGVRVFASLTDEQKDRDETLLHTFIQASTVPVINLESAFYHPCQALGDAATLMTHFNGDVRRKKFVLTWCYHPKALPMAVPNSALLTASRLGMDVTLACPPAYVLDKKITDLAAGYARQHGASFDIVHDQAAGCEGADIIYAKAWSGPAVYAGAEQEAALRTENRDWRVTQKIMDRTNSGRFMHCLPVRRNIVVDDAVLDSPAAIHLQQAEFRLHAQKAILEYVWRLL; translated from the coding sequence ATGCTTCATCACCTCATCGACTGGCACCTGATCGACGACGCCACCTGGCTTCGCCTCATCGAGCGCGCTCTGCATCATCATCGCGCCACCGACCGCTGGTCGACCGTTGCCGCGAAACGCAGCATCGGGCTTCTCTTCTTTAACCCCTCCCTGCGCACCCGCACGTCGATGGAGCTTGCCGCCGTCCAACTCGGCGCCCATGCTTCGACGCTGAATGTCGGCCAGGGGACGTGGGGCTTTTCGTGGGAAAAGGGCAAGGTGATGGATGGCGCCGAGGCGGAGCACATCGACGAGGCCGTCGGGGTCCTCTCGCGGTATTACGACGCGCTTGGCGTCCGTGTCTTCGCCTCCCTGACGGATGAGCAGAAGGACCGGGATGAAACCCTGCTTCACACCTTCATCCAGGCATCGACCGTGCCCGTCATCAACCTGGAGTCCGCGTTTTACCACCCCTGCCAGGCCCTCGGTGATGCCGCCACGCTGATGACCCACTTCAACGGCGACGTCCGCCGCAAGAAGTTTGTCCTCACCTGGTGTTATCACCCGAAGGCACTGCCCATGGCCGTTCCGAACTCGGCCCTCTTGACGGCATCGCGCCTCGGGATGGACGTGACGCTGGCCTGTCCGCCGGCGTATGTGTTGGATAAAAAGATCACCGACCTCGCCGCCGGCTACGCCCGGCAACACGGCGCCTCGTTCGATATCGTACACGACCAGGCCGCCGGCTGCGAGGGAGCGGACATCATCTACGCCAAGGCCTGGAGCGGCCCCGCCGTCTACGCCGGCGCCGAGCAGGAAGCCGCCCTCCGCACCGAAAACCGCGACTGGCGCGTGACGCAGAAGATCATGGACCGAACCAACAGCGGCCGTTTCATGCACTGCCTCCCCGTCCGCCGCAACATCGTTGTCGACGACGCCGTCCTCGACAGCCCCGCCGCCATCCACCTCCAGCAAGCCGAATTCCGCCTCCACGCGCAGAAAGCAATCCTGGAGTATGTGTGGAGGCTGCTCTAA
- the argC gene encoding N-acetyl-gamma-glutamyl-phosphate reductase, with amino-acid sequence MPTRVALLHGAGYTGGELIRLLLNHPNYELALVTSRSQAGEPVWKTHPHLRGQTELRFAESGDAAMDGIDAVFIAAEHGQSAVLTAGLLANGYQGAIVDLSSDFRLKNPADYDTWYGLKHPHPELIPRFQYGLAEVYGPYAPGTRFIANPGCFATGIELALWPIARRLGAFDAAITAITGASGSGAKPSATTHFPTRDGNVRAYKVLAHQHTPEIQQTLGAGCRLLLTPVSGPWVRGIWGTIQLTLPEELASAAAITRLFEEAYAGRPLVRLWPDELPELRYAVNTPFCDIGWVVRGNALVLGFAIDNLLKGASSQAIQNLNLVLGLPETAGLIPHESPQTNPIAQTIY; translated from the coding sequence ATGCCCACACGCGTTGCTTTACTCCACGGCGCCGGCTACACCGGAGGTGAACTCATCCGGCTGCTGCTGAACCATCCGAACTACGAACTGGCGCTGGTCACGAGCCGCTCGCAGGCCGGCGAGCCTGTGTGGAAGACGCATCCACACCTGCGGGGGCAGACGGAGTTGCGCTTTGCGGAGTCAGGCGACGCGGCGATGGACGGGATCGACGCGGTGTTCATCGCCGCCGAACACGGGCAGAGCGCGGTCCTCACCGCCGGCCTGCTGGCGAACGGATACCAGGGTGCGATCGTCGACCTTAGCTCGGACTTCCGCCTGAAAAACCCGGCGGACTACGACACGTGGTACGGCCTCAAGCATCCGCACCCCGAACTCATCCCGCGCTTCCAGTACGGGCTCGCGGAGGTCTACGGCCCCTATGCGCCGGGCACGCGGTTCATCGCCAATCCGGGCTGCTTCGCGACTGGCATCGAGCTGGCGCTGTGGCCGATCGCCCGCCGGCTCGGTGCGTTCGACGCGGCGATTACGGCCATAACCGGGGCCTCGGGCTCGGGCGCGAAGCCCAGCGCGACCACCCATTTCCCGACGCGCGACGGTAACGTCCGCGCCTACAAGGTCCTCGCGCACCAGCACACCCCGGAAATCCAGCAAACCCTCGGCGCCGGCTGCCGGCTCCTACTCACGCCCGTCTCCGGACCCTGGGTGCGCGGCATCTGGGGGACGATCCAGCTGACGCTGCCGGAGGAACTGGCCAGCGCGGCGGCTATAACCAGACTGTTCGAGGAGGCCTACGCCGGCCGGCCACTCGTCCGCCTCTGGCCCGACGAACTGCCTGAACTGCGCTACGCCGTCAACACGCCGTTTTGTGACATCGGGTGGGTGGTCCGCGGCAACGCCCTCGTCCTGGGCTTCGCCATCGACAACCTGCTCAAAGGGGCCTCCAGCCAGGCCATCCAGAACCTCAACCTCGTGCTTGGCCTGCCCGAAACCGCCGGCCTGATCCCCCACGAATCCCCCCAGACAAATCCCATAGCCCAAACGATCTACTGA
- a CDS encoding 3'-5' exonuclease has translation MRLERPLLFFDLETTGLDPEKDRIVEIACIKVHPDKRQERFESFLNPERPIPAEVTELTGITNEMVAGAPLFREIADTLGGLLRDADLAGYNAIGFDVPMLTAEYKRAGMTMPALPDRAVLDPLTILKKYEVRTLGWAHTFYLGTEMPRAHRSMDDTEAAMNIFREQIKRYNLDGSALELQVELRKPYLDDGQRFKLEGETVTIAFGKYRGKALAFVRKTDPDYVKWMRDTMGPEVAAVLDQYR, from the coding sequence ATGCGCCTCGAACGCCCGCTCCTGTTTTTTGACCTTGAAACGACAGGGCTCGACCCTGAAAAGGACCGGATCGTAGAGATCGCCTGTATCAAGGTCCATCCAGACAAGCGCCAGGAGCGGTTCGAGTCGTTCCTGAACCCCGAGCGCCCGATCCCGGCCGAGGTGACGGAACTGACGGGCATCACCAACGAGATGGTGGCCGGCGCGCCCCTGTTCCGGGAGATCGCGGATACCCTGGGTGGGCTCCTGCGCGACGCCGACCTCGCCGGCTACAACGCCATCGGTTTCGATGTGCCGATGTTGACGGCCGAGTACAAACGCGCGGGTATGACGATGCCGGCGTTGCCCGACCGGGCGGTGCTGGATCCGCTCACGATCCTCAAAAAGTACGAGGTCCGCACCCTCGGCTGGGCCCACACCTTTTATCTGGGGACGGAAATGCCCCGCGCCCACCGCTCGATGGACGATACCGAGGCGGCGATGAACATCTTCCGCGAGCAGATCAAACGGTATAACCTGGATGGCAGCGCGCTGGAATTGCAGGTCGAGCTACGCAAACCCTATCTGGACGACGGCCAGCGGTTCAAACTGGAAGGAGAGACGGTGACGATTGCCTTCGGGAAGTACCGCGGCAAGGCGCTGGCGTTTGTGCGAAAAACGGACCCGGATTACGTGAAATGGATGCGGGATACGATGGGTCCGGAGGTGGCGGCGGTGTTGGATCAGTATAGGTGA
- a CDS encoding argininosuccinate synthase, translating to MAIVLAFSGGLDTSFCVPYLKETYDEPVYTVTVNTGGLSAEDEQDLIDRSRTLGAAAHYTVDGRDELFKNHLSYLIKGNVLRGNVYPLCVGPERVTQAQKVVAMARQLNARAVAHGSTGAGNDQVRFDVALRLLASDIEVITPIRTLGYSRAQTTEYLTKRGFPVKASTTTYSINRGLWGTTIGGKETLGTAEPLPDEAYPDTVPPARCPDKPLDIKIGFDGGQPISLDGATMDPVRLIERLNELGGDHGVGRDIHVGDTILGIKGRVGFEAPAAVILIRAHQELEKIVLTRWQRFQKDHLSDFYGMLLHEGQYFDPVMRDIEAFIDSSQKVVNGSATVRLLKGHASVLGCTSPFSMFDLKVASYGETNTLWNARDASGFTQIYGIQAMLAHNARKKNQ from the coding sequence ATGGCCATAGTTCTCGCTTTCAGCGGCGGTCTGGATACGTCGTTCTGCGTCCCGTACCTCAAGGAAACCTACGATGAGCCGGTCTATACGGTCACAGTGAACACCGGCGGCCTCTCCGCCGAAGATGAGCAGGACTTGATCGACCGCTCCCGCACCCTCGGGGCGGCCGCGCACTACACCGTCGACGGCCGCGACGAGCTCTTCAAGAACCACCTCAGCTACCTGATCAAGGGCAACGTCCTCCGCGGCAATGTCTATCCGCTGTGTGTGGGGCCAGAGCGTGTTACCCAGGCACAGAAGGTGGTCGCGATGGCCCGGCAGCTCAACGCTCGGGCTGTGGCCCATGGCTCCACGGGCGCCGGCAACGACCAGGTCCGCTTCGACGTCGCCCTCCGCCTCCTCGCCAGCGATATCGAGGTCATCACCCCCATCCGCACGCTCGGCTACAGCCGCGCGCAGACGACCGAGTACCTCACCAAACGCGGCTTCCCGGTCAAAGCATCCACCACGACGTATTCGATCAACCGCGGCCTCTGGGGCACGACCATCGGGGGCAAGGAAACCCTCGGCACCGCCGAGCCGCTGCCGGACGAGGCCTACCCGGACACCGTTCCGCCGGCGCGCTGCCCCGACAAACCGCTCGACATCAAGATCGGCTTCGACGGCGGCCAGCCCATCTCGCTGGACGGCGCGACCATGGACCCCGTTCGCCTCATCGAACGCCTCAATGAACTCGGCGGAGACCACGGCGTCGGCCGCGACATCCATGTCGGCGATACGATCCTTGGCATCAAGGGACGCGTGGGCTTCGAGGCGCCGGCGGCCGTCATCCTCATCCGCGCCCACCAGGAGCTCGAAAAGATCGTCCTCACCCGCTGGCAACGGTTCCAGAAAGACCACCTGAGCGACTTCTACGGGATGTTGCTCCACGAAGGCCAGTACTTCGACCCCGTCATGCGCGACATCGAGGCGTTTATCGACTCATCCCAGAAGGTGGTCAACGGCTCGGCAACCGTCCGCCTCCTGAAAGGCCACGCCAGCGTCCTCGGATGCACGAGCCCGTTCTCGATGTTCGACCTGAAGGTGGCCAGCTATGGCGAGACAAACACGCTCTGGAACGCCCGCGACGCCAGCGGCTTCACCCAGATCTACGGCATCCAGGCCATGCTGGCGCATAATGCTCGTAAAAAAAACCAATAA
- the argB gene encoding acetylglutamate kinase — translation MASFSQTTAVLKIGGSLIEDAAAMAVFWASVRALRDEMPVVVVHGGGPQATEMARRLGHEPEIVNGRRVTTDLDLQIMQWTVRGELNSRLTAMAGRAGLSAVGLCGIDGGTVRVSRRPPWTIDGRLVDFGWVGDIQYVQPALLTALLDAGHTPIVAPLGVDDAGLIYNVNADTIAAAIARALGASLFALVTDAGGVRRDASDATTVISEMAVADFQAGADAGWISRGMLVKLAVAFDARKAGIPDVWVLAPADLTTRSRGTRIL, via the coding sequence ATGGCTTCTTTCTCACAAACAACCGCAGTGCTAAAAATCGGCGGTTCTCTCATCGAGGACGCGGCCGCCATGGCCGTCTTCTGGGCCTCCGTCCGGGCGCTACGGGATGAGATGCCGGTCGTCGTCGTCCATGGCGGTGGGCCGCAGGCGACGGAGATGGCCCGCCGGCTTGGGCATGAGCCCGAAATCGTCAACGGCCGGCGGGTAACGACCGACCTCGACCTCCAGATCATGCAATGGACCGTCCGGGGCGAACTCAACAGCCGGCTAACGGCTATGGCCGGACGAGCCGGCCTCTCCGCCGTTGGGCTTTGTGGGATCGATGGAGGGACTGTCCGCGTATCGCGGCGCCCACCCTGGACGATCGACGGGCGCTTGGTGGATTTTGGCTGGGTGGGAGACATCCAGTACGTCCAGCCCGCCCTCCTGACCGCCCTCCTCGACGCCGGCCACACCCCCATCGTCGCGCCCCTGGGCGTGGACGACGCCGGCCTGATCTACAACGTCAACGCCGACACCATCGCCGCCGCCATCGCCCGAGCCCTGGGCGCTTCGCTGTTCGCGCTCGTCACCGACGCGGGCGGCGTCCGACGCGACGCTTCCGATGCTACGACGGTGATCTCCGAGATGGCCGTGGCCGACTTCCAGGCCGGCGCCGACGCCGGCTGGATCAGCCGCGGGATGCTCGTCAAACTGGCCGTCGCCTTCGACGCCCGCAAAGCCGGCATCCCGGACGTGTGGGTCCTAGCGCCAGCCGACCTCACCACCCGCTCCCGCGGTACCCGTATCTTGTGA